A genomic window from Plasmodium malariae genome assembly, chromosome: 10 includes:
- the PmUG01_10028800 gene encoding BolA-like protein, putative: MCVQKVIKEKLSAALKPTFLELIDKSCGCGTSFDAVIVSNNFTDKRLLDRHRLVNDVIKDELQNIHAFSMKCHTPAEYDKIKST, translated from the coding sequence ATGTGCGTACAGAAGGTtattaaggaaaaattaagtGCAGCCTTAAAACCAACATTCCTAGAGCTGATTGATAAATCATGTGGTTGTGGGACGTCATTTGATGCTGTAATAGTTTCGAACAATTTTACTGATAAAAGATTATTAGACAGACATAGACTAGTTAACGATGTTATAAAAGATGAATTACAAAACATACATGCCTTTTCAATGAAATGTCATACTCCTGCTGAATAcgacaaaataaaaagtacataa